In Rosa chinensis cultivar Old Blush chromosome 1, RchiOBHm-V2, whole genome shotgun sequence, a genomic segment contains:
- the LOC112203776 gene encoding U-box domain-containing protein 52, translated as MARSCATSDEKREEVVAVAIDKDKGSQYALKWTVEHLLVKGQSLTFVHVKQSTPGLPNQTEKSVSGSELKEEGIKLCKSQSDAEYSELFLPLRTFCKKKLVRYNEVIVKGTDVAKALVNFISTHSIEVLVLAAPSKSGFFRAFNKTTDIPSRVSKGAPDFCTVYVIGKGKISHVQTATTKLPPEARNKQIHNQLSNVSDSSVSQFMRNQQPRASERTRTKYRHRSARIDHDTGIKTPFTRGQASSNRLYEISPDSDVSFTSSGGRPSIDHMFPSICGSVESGTHSQQSFNSDLDNRRSTSKQSYSRTQFIDMNSSLSSTESGKSWSSRNMEEVEDEMMRLKLELKQTMEVYNTACKETLTSKQKQLDQWKWEEEQRLEGAHLGQEFALALVQKEEAKCRAAMDAERAAKRIAELEAEQRRNSEIKGLKEAEKRTNSLGGRSFDLRYRKYTIEEIKAATNSFSKALKIGEGGYGPVYVGELDHTQVAIKALRPDAAQGRSQFQQEIEVLSCIRHPNMVLLLGACPEYGCLIYEYMGNGSLEDRLFRRGNTPVIPWQLRFRIAAEIATGLLFLHQAKPEPFVHRDLKPGNILLDHNYVSKISDVGLARLVPPSVADSVTQYHMTSAAGTFCYIDPEYQQTGLLGTKSDIYSLGVMLLQIITAKPAMGLTHLVEHAIEIGTFAEMLDPAVPDWPVEEALKFAKLALQCAEMRRKDRPDLGKVVLPELNRLRELGEKGGMLNGGGAFLLQKCSVSTKQEVMNDPQSGYASSVSNSSTSSYGGKNIIVGFLTFSSV; from the exons ATGGCAAGATCATGTGCCACAAGtgatgaaaagagagaagaggtGGTGGCGGTGGCAATAGACAAGGACAAGGGAAGTCAATACGCTCTCAAATGGACTGTCGAGCATCTTCTTGTCAAGGGCCAAAGTCTCACCTTTGTGCATGTTAAACAATCAACACCAGGCCTTCCCAATCAAA CTGAGAAATCGGTTTCTGGCTCTGAATTAAAGGAGGAAGGTATAAAATTGTGCAAAAGCCAATCTGATGCTGAATATAGCGAGTTGTTTCTTCCACTTCGTACTTTTTGTAAGAAAAAGCTT GTAAGATACAACGAAGTAATAGTTAAAGGTACTGATGTAGCAAAAGCACTTGTCAATTTTATTTCGACACATTCAATTGAGGTTTTGGTACTTGCGGCACCTTCAAAAAGTGGCTTTTTCAG AGCCTTCAACAAAACTACAGACATTCCAAGCAGAGTGTCGAAAGGGGCACCGGATTTCTGCACTGTGTATGTCATTGGCAAGGGAAAGATCAGTCATGTGCAAACAGCAACCACTAAATTACCCCCAGAAGCTCGTAATAAGCAAATACATAACCAACTCAGCAATGTTTCGGACTCAAGTGTTTCTCAATTCATGCGTAACCAGCAACCCAGAG CATCAGAGAGGACAAGAACAAAGTACCGGCACCGTAGCGCTCGGATAGATCATGATACAGGAATCAA GACACCATTCACCAGAGGACAAGCTTCATCAAACAGATTATATGAGATCTCACCAGACAGCGATGTATCATTCACAAGTAGTGGAGGAAGACCAAGCATTGATCACATGTTTCCTTCTATATGCGGCAGTGTGGAATCAGGAACGCACTCTCAACAATCATTCAACTCAGACTTAGACAACAGAAGATCTACCTCCAAGCAATCCTACTCAAGAACCCAGTTCATTGACATGAACTCCTCATTATCCTCAACCGAGAGTGGAAAATCATGGTCATCCCGAAATATG GAAGAAGTAGAAGATGAGATGATGAGACTCAAGCTAGAGCTCAAGCAGACAATGGAGGTGTACAATACGGCCTGTAAGGAAACCCTAACATCAAAACAGAAG CAACTTGACCAATGGAAATGGGAAGAAGAACAAAGATTGGAAGGGGCACACCTAGGTCAGGAGTTTGCATTGGCACTTGTACAGAAAGAGGAAGCAAAATGTAGGGCAGCAATGGACGCAGAAAGAGCAGCTAAAAGGATTGCTGAATTGGAAGCAGAACAAAGGAGGAATTCAGAAATAAAGGGTCTGAAAGAAGCTGAAAAGAGGACGAACTCACTAGGAGGAAGAAGTTTTGATCTGCGGTACCGGAAATACACAATTGAAGAGATTAAAGCAGCAACGAACAGTTTTTCAAAAGCTCTTAAGATTGGAGAAGGTGGCTATGGGCCTGTGTATGTGGGTGAGCTGGACCATACACAAGTGGCAATAAAAGCTCTACGTCCAGATGCAGCTCAAGGACGTTCACAGTTCCAACAAGAG ATTGAAGTTTTGAGCTGCATAAGACATCCAAACATGGTTCTCCTGCTTGGAGCCTGCCCAGAGTATGGTTGTCTGATCTATGAGTACATGGGTAATGGGAGCTTAGAAGACCGTCTGTTTCGACGAGGTAACACCCCAGTTATTCCTTGGCAGCTAAGGTTCCGAATCGCTGCAGAAATTGCCACGGGGCTTTTGTTCCTTCACCAGGCCAAGCCAGAACCCTTTGTACACCGTGACTTAAAGCCAGGAAACATTTTGCTAGACCATAACTATGTCAGCAAGATTAGTGATGTAGGTCTGGCCAGGCTTGTCCCTCCATCAGTAGCTGACTCAGTCACTCAGTATCACATGACATCAGCAGCTGGGACATTCTGTTATATCGACCCAGAGTATCAACAAACTGGCTTGCTTGGAACAAAATCTGATATCTACTCACTTGGGGTAATGCTTCTACAAATAATAACAGCCAAACCAGCAATGGGTTTGACTCATCTTGTTGAGCACGCAATTGAGATAGGGACCTTCGCTGAGATGCTTGACCCCGCTGTTCCTGACTGGCCTGTGGAGGAAGCCTTGAAGTTTGCCAAGTTAGCATTACAATGTGCCGAAATGAGGCGAAAAGACAGACCCGATCTTGGCAAGGTAGTGCTACCTGAGCTTAACAGATTGAGAGAACTCGGCGAAAAGGGTGGCATGCTTAATGGTGGTGGAGCATTCTTACTACAAAAGTGCTCAGTTTCCACAAAGCAA GAAGTGATGAATGACCCCCAATCTGGATATGCCAGTTCAGTGAGCAATTCGAGCACATCATCTTATGGAGGAAAGAATATTATAGTCGGATTCTTGACGTTTTCTTCGGTATAA